The genomic region TAGGTAACGCTGGTGTGACTTCTGAGGGGGCGCAGGCATCTGCCCCCATGGTTCCATTGTTGGAGGGAGTTACTCCCTGGGAGAGGCTTAAGCCGGTTGTGGGGGAGAGTCGGGTGGCTGAGGAGGAGCCAGCTACTGAAAGGGGTTCAGTTCAAGGGCACCATTCCGGCAAAGAGCCCGCCATGGAGGTCTAGGATGCTCACCCCCGACTGACAACAAATGCTGGGCAGAATGTTTACGTTCTGCCCGACTGTAATGTCGAGCCATTGCGTGATCTTCTTCACTGTGATGCTTCAGACTACCTGGTTTATAGGGAATATTTGGACTTCATAACCTTTCCGGCTCTGAAAAAGGCGTTGGCTGCACTTTTCGCCACCCAGGCACAACACTTGCGTTCTCAGTTTGCCGTGTTTACTCAGCATCTTGCGGCAGATGAACTAAACTGGAGCGAGGCTGATGCTCGTCGAATTAACGAGCATTGTGTGATGTTTGAGAATGATAAATATTGCATGGCAGAGTTGTCGGGGTCAATCACTCGCCTTGAGAGGGAGCTGGCGTCGGCGAAGGAGGCCTTGGAGTCCGCCCGGGATGATTTACGTGTTTCCCGGGAAGTGCAGGAAACGTTGAAGGTGGCACTTGCCCAGGAAACAGGAGAAGGTCGTCCTAATTTCTGATGACAATAAGAAGTTATCAGAGAAGGTGTCGGCCACGTTAGCGAACTTACCCGCCTACAACTTGGTATTCCTGTGCGTTTTTGCCATCTCCTGAAGTCATCCATTGTTCATCAGCCGTTCAGCGCCTTTATTGAGGCTATCAAGAGGCTGACTATGTTTGAGGTATTGAAGCTGGTGCAGTGTTTCTTACCTCCTGGTAGCGTGGCCTAAAAGATGAAGACTGATTTGAGCGCTACTTGTGTCCAGGACTGCCAGCGGGCACATGAGGCTCTTGGCTAGATTAATTTTGAAGAGTTAGACAAAATCTGCAGGAACGAGAACTCATCCGTGGAGGATATTGTAAATTACCAACCGTAGAGATATGCACTCGGTTGTGTTTTGTATGATTAATGCTACTTCTTTATATCTTGTTACATATTTGTGTATAAACTAGTTTATCTTCCTTCGAGTTGCGTATATTGTCATGACAAAAATGTAGATATCTAGACTACGCGTGATTATGGTCAAGTTGTTTATACGGTAGAACCGGACCATCAATGATATGGTCGGACACCCTTGTTATCCGAGAAGGTTCTTCAAAGGGTGTCCTCCTACCAACGAAAGCTAGAAAGCATTTCTTCTGGCGGTAGGTCCGAAATATGCCAAAAGACTTTTGATTTTACTTGTGACATATTCAGAGTCGTTACAGTGCATAAGTATATAAAATGAAACTTTATTGATGACTTATACATAGAAATGATTTGAGTACATAAGTGTTTTGCATTTCTGCCATCCGAGTGGGTGATCAGTCCTCCCGGTCGCTGACAAGTTACACATGATATTTCTTCAAATGAAAGGCGTGCCAAGGGCGTTGTATCGGAACTCTGTCTGGTGTCTCCAGGTGGTATGCAACATAATTAGTTATGCCGACAACCCTGTAAAGTAACCCCCATCTTGGGCCCAGTTTTTCGACATCTTGCTGTCGGCTGACCTCGTTGCTACGTAACACCAAGTCGTTTAACTGAAAGTCCAGTGGCTTGACTTTTTTGTCATAGTGGTTTGTGATTTTTTGCTTCTTTTCGGCTTTTCGGATATGTGTTATCATCCATCATTCTTCTAGAGCATCCAAGTCTTCTCGCAATGCTTCATCATTTTGCTGTTCATCGAATGTTGTTATTCGGTTTGTTGGGACAAGCACCTTAGTCGGGATAACCGCTTCAGTGCCATACACCAAGCTGAAAGGTGTTTTGTTCATACTGTCTTTTGGTGTTTTCCGGTGTGCCCATAGTACATGTTGGAGCTCGTCCACCCATCCTTGACGGTGTTTACCTAGTCTTGCTTTTATCACGGCCACGATGTCTCTATTAGTGACCTCTTCTTGTCCGTTGGCCTGTGGGTAGGCAACagaagtaaatgactgttgaatgtcCATGTCCGCACACTAGTCCTTAAATGGATTGTGTGCAAACTGTGTGCCGTTGTCGCTGACTATCTCCCGTGGTAAACCGAAACGACAGACAATATCCTCCCATAAAAAGGTTAAGATTTTTAGTCCCATGATCGTGTTTAACGGTTTTGCCTCGATACATTTTGTAAAGTAGTCGATTGCGACTACTAGGAATTTGACATTTTCGACACCTCTTGGGGATGGGCCGACAATGTCGATCCCCCATTTGCAGAACGGCCAAGCGGCATGTATAGGAATCATGTTACGCCGAGGGGATCTGTTGACGGGAGTGTGTATTTGTAACACCCTATTTTTTttaacacagcggaagactgaattcaCATAATTACCCTtatttaattacaaacatgattatcacaaataatctagttaattacttaattacaaaccacaggtgttacgttaaacgactagttacgtaattacaaaagttaagacatcagagttcgtcttgtcaaacatatcgtcatcccaactcccgtccctaccagcactaagatccaaaacctgcaagggaggaggtgaggggttagcacaaggctaagtgaatgaaactgtcaaaaggtctagcatacagtaccaacttgtactcctacagtaacaactatatgcaaccacatacaacacacaacaactagcaactagcaactttgctccaactagaggatcggcggcttgtacgggcacacggccacaagctgatcagtctagcgtctaccgatagtctttactactgaatccccagtatagtcatccacacgtaggcgatgcgtcgttcagcactttactcaacaaacagtagccaactagacccaaccacaactaggttgacctctctgagctgaacctaacagatcaaggttgcaactacaacaacttgtgcacatacaaccagtcaaatactactactactacaggcaactaatactactaaaagcatgacaACCCTAATTGTGATCAACTGTACAatataactactaatcatggcaattatcaacaatataaacatagtagcataactttctactctatactacaccaagagataatcccactcaccgaataccagcaactagctcagataatctatcactgagcttcttccttatccat from Rutidosis leptorrhynchoides isolate AG116_Rl617_1_P2 chromosome 9, CSIRO_AGI_Rlap_v1, whole genome shotgun sequence harbors:
- the LOC139868873 gene encoding uncharacterized protein, producing MDIQQSFTSVAYPQANGQEEVTNRDIVAVIKARLGKHRQGWVDELQHVLWAHRKTPKDSMNKTPFSLVYGTEAVIPTKVLVPTNRITTFDEQQNDEALREDLDALEE